The following proteins are co-located in the Paludibaculum fermentans genome:
- a CDS encoding serine/threonine-protein kinase, producing the protein MSALASVAEAFCATNGHRFVGHVGTGAFKETFHVVLATEETQALKVYQPGFSPERTSRELSAMQRCSHPNIGRLSAIATFYHDGIQYLLSLEEFLSGGTLTARLNRGLLSAEECQTIGRQLVNAVAHIASRDLVHRDIKPDNILFRADGTTPVLVDFGLVRDLVSTSLTQTWLLQGPGTPFFAPPEQLRNEKSMIDWRSDQFSLGTVLALGLFGFHPYQEDGASPQKTVECVGERTPQTRRFLEAAAQAGMSFLIRMTAPWPVQRFRTPDDLERACQEVAR; encoded by the coding sequence GTGAGCGCGCTGGCATCGGTCGCTGAGGCGTTCTGCGCGACCAACGGCCATCGTTTCGTTGGCCACGTCGGGACAGGGGCTTTCAAAGAGACCTTTCACGTAGTGCTGGCGACTGAGGAGACACAGGCGCTGAAGGTGTACCAGCCAGGATTCTCGCCTGAACGAACAAGCCGAGAGCTGAGCGCGATGCAACGCTGCTCGCATCCGAACATCGGACGTTTGTCGGCAATTGCCACTTTTTATCACGATGGCATCCAATACCTGCTTTCGTTGGAGGAGTTTCTTTCCGGCGGCACGCTGACAGCGAGATTGAACCGTGGCCTGTTAAGTGCTGAGGAGTGCCAGACGATCGGGCGGCAACTCGTTAACGCCGTTGCCCACATCGCGTCTCGCGATTTGGTTCACCGCGACATTAAGCCTGACAACATCCTGTTTCGTGCCGACGGTACGACGCCGGTGCTCGTCGATTTCGGCCTCGTTCGGGATCTGGTTAGTACGTCTCTCACGCAGACCTGGCTATTGCAAGGCCCCGGCACGCCCTTTTTCGCTCCACCAGAGCAATTGCGCAATGAAAAGAGCATGATCGACTGGCGATCTGACCAGTTCTCGTTGGGTACCGTGCTGGCCCTCGGTCTTTTCGGGTTCCATCCTTATCAAGAAGACGGGGCTTCGCCTCAGAAGACGGTCGAGTGTGTCGGTGAGCGCACGCCACAGACGCGGCGCTTTTTGGAAGCCGCGGCCCAGGCGGGCATGTCGTTTCTGATTCGGATGACGGCGCCATGGCCTGTGCAACGATTTCGAACGCCGGATGACCTTGAACGTGCTTGTCAGGAGGTTGCACGCTGA
- the recD2 gene encoding SF1B family DNA helicase RecD2 yields the protein MRKKIAEDSAVTVRGLVETLYFAKDGFAAGVLRVADNSLVKFAGPMYVRENDPVVLRGRWEHHKKYGRQLQVTGASLDLEIDAAGLARYLANHPEFKGIGPAKAELIAEAFADRFDDVITHNPEAVAAVAKLSLDAVYAVRATWLENKNRNAAATHLAAYGLTHRQTTALVERFGDRVVRMLEENPYLLVSAVPGMGFKRVDKAARKMNTPKDSPGRIRAGIEYCVAEALEDGDCWVEYEDLLDRANQLLVMDDLDSRELIERHLEGLIREHELVSSPYEVLVVAKPEIEEMERELAGWLLRAAEPTQHFAGVSDIDALVRKADPRLNAQQQEAVVSALRNRISLLSGGAGTGKTFTIRTVVRMCLDRGLKVELAAPTGKAAKRMEEMVTQPARTIHRLLQFDGNTYAMDPESPIDADVVIIDEVSMVDVRLAWRLFRAIDFSRTSLLLVGDHNQLPPVGPGNMLRDLIQSRAIPTVILPKVMRQAGELKENCAAVLDGEVRPTSDSEVQGRRPWYVADQFTDTMEVRRFLLFLFEKVLAERLRFDIVRDLQVLSPTHKGPIGTRSLNVDLQQLIQWKLYGVEAPPVDDTAPPRFLLYDKVIQTRNNYKTGVMNGTIGIVAEVLADGSIGVDFDGARVGIEHGSDEMRELQLAYCLSIHKCQGSEYPCAIVITHKSHEFQHHRNLLYTGVTRAQETAIIIGDRWGIHHCAKKREVDRRNTFLSFLLRAIRDEAR from the coding sequence ATGAGGAAGAAGATAGCTGAGGATTCCGCGGTGACTGTCCGCGGCCTCGTCGAAACGCTGTATTTCGCAAAGGATGGGTTCGCGGCGGGAGTGCTGCGCGTCGCCGACAACTCTCTCGTGAAGTTCGCCGGGCCCATGTACGTGCGGGAGAACGATCCGGTCGTGCTTCGTGGCCGGTGGGAGCACCACAAGAAGTACGGACGGCAGCTGCAGGTTACAGGTGCATCGTTGGACCTGGAGATCGACGCGGCGGGCCTCGCCCGATACCTGGCCAACCACCCGGAATTCAAGGGCATCGGGCCGGCGAAGGCAGAACTCATCGCGGAGGCGTTCGCTGATAGGTTTGATGATGTCATCACGCACAACCCGGAGGCCGTAGCAGCGGTGGCGAAGTTGTCGCTCGATGCCGTCTACGCTGTCCGGGCGACCTGGCTGGAAAACAAGAATCGGAACGCTGCAGCAACGCACCTGGCCGCATACGGTCTGACTCACCGGCAAACCACTGCCCTCGTGGAACGGTTCGGCGACAGAGTCGTGCGCATGCTCGAAGAGAATCCATATCTGCTTGTCAGCGCGGTGCCGGGCATGGGCTTCAAGAGGGTGGATAAGGCCGCGCGGAAGATGAACACGCCCAAGGACAGTCCGGGACGCATCCGCGCTGGAATTGAGTACTGCGTTGCGGAAGCCCTCGAAGACGGCGATTGCTGGGTGGAGTATGAAGACCTGCTGGATCGGGCCAACCAGCTGTTGGTGATGGACGATCTTGACAGCCGGGAACTCATCGAAAGGCATCTCGAAGGCCTGATCCGCGAACACGAGCTCGTCTCCTCTCCGTACGAAGTGCTGGTGGTCGCCAAACCGGAGATTGAAGAGATGGAGCGGGAATTGGCGGGATGGCTCCTCCGCGCGGCCGAGCCGACGCAGCATTTCGCCGGCGTTTCCGATATTGATGCGCTTGTACGAAAGGCTGATCCGCGGCTCAACGCCCAACAGCAGGAGGCGGTGGTGTCGGCGCTACGAAACCGCATCTCCCTGCTGTCCGGTGGCGCCGGCACCGGCAAGACATTCACCATCCGAACGGTCGTGCGAATGTGCCTCGACCGCGGATTGAAGGTGGAGTTGGCAGCACCCACCGGTAAGGCTGCCAAGCGCATGGAGGAGATGGTGACGCAGCCCGCCCGGACCATTCACCGGCTGCTGCAGTTTGACGGCAACACCTACGCCATGGACCCGGAGAGTCCGATTGACGCCGATGTGGTGATCATCGACGAGGTGTCGATGGTCGACGTCCGCCTCGCCTGGCGCCTGTTCCGGGCGATCGACTTCAGCCGTACTTCGCTTCTGCTGGTTGGCGACCACAATCAGTTGCCACCGGTCGGCCCGGGCAACATGCTGCGCGATCTGATCCAGTCGCGAGCCATTCCGACGGTCATCCTGCCGAAGGTCATGCGGCAGGCCGGCGAGTTGAAGGAGAATTGCGCGGCGGTTCTCGACGGCGAGGTTCGTCCGACCAGCGACAGCGAGGTCCAGGGGCGGCGGCCGTGGTATGTCGCCGACCAGTTCACCGACACCATGGAGGTGCGGCGATTCCTGCTCTTCCTCTTCGAGAAAGTGCTGGCCGAGCGGTTGCGGTTTGATATCGTGCGGGACTTGCAGGTGCTTTCACCCACCCACAAGGGACCCATCGGAACCCGCTCACTGAACGTTGATCTGCAGCAACTGATCCAGTGGAAGCTGTACGGGGTGGAAGCGCCACCTGTCGACGACACTGCGCCGCCACGCTTCTTGCTCTACGACAAGGTGATCCAAACCCGGAACAACTACAAGACCGGCGTCATGAACGGGACGATCGGGATCGTCGCCGAGGTTCTGGCGGACGGCAGCATCGGGGTCGACTTCGACGGCGCACGCGTTGGGATTGAACACGGCTCCGACGAGATGCGCGAACTGCAACTCGCCTACTGCCTCAGCATCCACAAATGCCAGGGATCGGAGTATCCCTGTGCCATCGTCATCACGCACAAATCCCACGAGTTCCAGCACCACCGGAACCTGCTCTACACAGGCGTGACGCGCGCACAGGAGACGGCTATCATCATCGGCGACCGCTGGGGGATTCACCACTGCGCCAAGAAGCGCGAAGTGGATCGGCGGAACACGTTTCTTTCGTTCCTGTTGAGGGCGATACGTGATGAAGCCCGGTAA